GTCAGGTAGAGCACGACCAGGTTCCAAGCCAGCGCCAGCAGGAGGCTGAAATGGAACAGCAGCGCATAGACGCCCCAAACCAGTAGCGCGGGGACGATCAGGCTCACCGCCCAGACCACCCAGGCATGGTGCTCGCGGCCGGCGTCGAAGTTGCGCCCGGTCCACCGCACCCAAGCGATCAAGGCCTCGTGAATGGGATTGCCATGGGGAAGCGGCCGCAGTTGTTCGACAAACAGTGCCAGCAGGACCGCGAGAAAGCTCATGACGAGATGATACCGGCCACACCGCCACGTTCCGGACCCGTGTCCCGACCAGGACTGCGGGCCTTCGGACGTTCAGGCGGCCAGGAAGCGGTAGAGGTTACGCAACATGGCCGCGGTCGCGCCCCAGATGAAGTACTCGTCGGGCAGGACCGCGATGCTGCCAGCCCCCGCCGCACCGGTCGCGTGGCGAGAGGCTGCAGGCCAGGGCATGGACAGGAAATGGCGCCGCACGCCGTCGGGCACATCGATCTCATGGCGCTGGTGGTGGGCCGGCGTCATCAGGAAATCCAGTGGCACCTCGAAGGCTTCAGCCACCTCGAAGGGGTCGAGCGCCAGCTCGAAGCCGGGTTCGACCAGCGCCACCACCGGCGTGACGTCATATGCAGTGATGGTCGTGTAGACAGGCAGCCGGCCGATCACCTCGATGTGGCGGCGCGCCAGCCCGACCTCTTCCTCAGTCTCCCGCAGCGCAGTGGCCACGGGGTCGCCCAGTTCCTGCGGCTCGGCACGCCCGCCGGGAAAGCTGATCTGCCCGGCGTGGTCGTGAAGGTGATCGGTGCGCCGCGTCAGCAGCACGGTCAGGCCCTCAGGCCGCGCGACCAGGGGAACCAGCACCGACGCAGGCGTCGGGGCTCGATCCGACCAGCGGCCCCCATCACCCGGCAACTCCGGCACCCACGACGGCGGCGCCGCGAAGCGCTGGCGCAGCGCGGCCGGCAACAGCCGCTCGGCGGCGACAGCGGGCAGGTGATCGTCACGCGCCACCACGGGCACGACACGAGGGTCACGGATCAAGGGCGCTCGGGACATCGGTCGAGCATAGGCGCAAATGCAAAAGGCCGCCCGGTGGGCGGCCTCTCGGCTGTGACAAGACGCTTGGTCCTGCCGGGGGAAGCCCGTTCAGGCCAGCATCAGGCCAGCTTTTCCTTGATGCGGGCGGACTTGCCGCTGCGCTGACGCAGGTAGTAGAGCTTGGCGCGGCGCACATCGCCACGGCGCTTGACCTCGATCGAGGCGATCAGCGGGCTGTAGAGCTGGAAGGTCCGCTCGACACCTTCGCCGCTGGAGACCTTGCGCACGATGAAGCTGCTGTTCAGGCCGCGGTTGCGCTTGGCAATCACGACGCCTTCGTAGGCCTGCACGCGCTTGCGTGTGCCTTCGACGACGTTCACGCTCACGATCACCGTGTCGCCGGGGGCGAACGACGGGATGGTCTTGTTCAGTCGAGCAATTTCTTCTTGCTCGAGTTGGCGGATCAGATCCATGGAAACACTCCTCGAGATCATGCCTGCGACCCGTGCAGCCGCCATTGGCGACCGCCGCGCTGCCCACTTCAGCAGCCCACCGACCAACCCCCGAAGCGGGGCCCGACGGCGTGGGGCGCAAGCGCCCCGACCAAGCAGAGGATCAAAACCGGTGATTATAGCCCGGGATCGCTGCCGATCTGGCGCAGCCAACGTTCGTCGGCCACATCGAGGCGTCCGGCCCGGCGCGCGGCCTCGATCAGGTCCGGGCGCCGACGTACCGTGGCTTCCAGCTGGCGCTGGCGCCGCCAGCGCGCGATTTCGGCGTGGTTGCCGCTGAGCAGCACCGGCGGCACGGCGGCATCGCCCAGGCGCTCGGGGCGGCTGTAGTGCGGGCAGTCGAGCAGGCCGTCAGAAAAACTGTCCTGCTGGTGCGAGGCCGCATCGTTGAGCACACCGGGCTGCAGCCGCGTGGCGGCATCGATCAGCGCCAGCGCGGGCAGCTCGCCCCCGGAGAGCACGAAGTCGCCCAGGCTGACCTCCTCGTCCACATGGCGATCCAGGAAGCGCTGGTCCACCCCTTCATAGCGGCCACACAGCAGGATCGCCCCTGGTCCGGAGGCGAAGGCCTGGACACGTGACTGCGTCAGTGGCGCACCCGCGGGGCTGAAGTAGATCAGCGGCGCACGCCCCGCAACGGCATCCGTATCGGCCCGATCGGCGCGGATGGCCGCCAGCGCCCGCTCCAGCGGCTCGACCAGCATCACCATGCCGGGCCCGCCGCCATAGGGCCGGTCGTCGACGCGGCGGTAGTTGTCCGTCGCATGCTCACGCAACGGCCACAGCCGCACGTCCACCTGCCGGGACTCGAAGGCGCGCCGCGTCACCCCCACCTGCAGGAAGGGCTGGAACAGCTCAGGGAAGAGGGTCAGGACGTCGATGCGCATGGCCGTCGGCCAGATCCAGGGGTTCGGTCCGTTGCGGGCCAGGGGCGGATCAGTAGTCCGCCTCCCAGTCGACCAGGATGCGGCGCTCGGCCAGCTTCACCTCGTCGATGTAGGCCGCCACGAAGGGGATGAGCCGCTCGGCCGGCTCTGCCTCGGGCACCTTGCGGCGCGAACGCCGGGCGGGCGCCGCTGGCGCAGCCTCGTCCGGAGGCGTTTCAGGCGCCGCCTCGGGCTCCGGCGACGACGAGGTCGCCGCGCGCTCACCCTCCGGCAACTGCACACGCAGCACGCTGTGGGCGCCGGTATCGAGCAGGTCGGCCACCGTGCCCAGCAGCACGCCGGCGCGATTGACCACCTCCAGGCCAATCAGGTCGACCCAGTAGTACTCGTCCTGGGCCGCGGTCGGGAAACTGGCGCGCGACACGAACACGCGTGCGCCCCGGAGCGCCTCGGCGGTGTTCCGATCAGGGATTTCCTGCGCCGAGGCGATCACCCCGTCGCCATGCTCCTTGACCAACGTGATACGCAGGACGCCCGGCAGCGTGGGTGCGCCAGCAGGACGCGACCGGCCCGCAGGCGGCTGCAGGAACCAGCGACGAGAGGAGAGCAGCGCCTTCGGATCGCGCGCATAGGGCTCGACCCGGACCCAGCCCTTCACACCCCAGGCATCGGCAATGCGGGCCACCTCGACGGCATCGTCGGGCCAGGGCAGGTCATCGTCGTGAGTGGTCATGTCAGGGCAGCGGGAGAGGCAGGACAGCCAAGATGGGAATCGAGGCAGAAACGACATCGGGGCCCGAAGGCCCCGATGGTCGGTCAGGCTGGCCGGGCATTCACCCAGCCACCAACCAGAGGTCAGGCCGCCGGGGCGAGCTTGGCCTTGGCCTGCTTGACCAGGCGCGCCACCGTCGGCGACAGCTGGGCACCATGGTTGACCCAGTGGTCGATGCGGTCGAAGGCGATGCGCAGGCCTTCGGCGTTGCCGGAAGCAACGGGGTTGTAGAAGCCGACGCGCTCCAGGAAGCGGCCGTCGCGGCGGTTCTGGCTGTTGGCGGCCACGATGTTGTAGAACGGGCGCTTCTTGGCGCCGCCGCGGGAGAGTCGAATCACGACCATGATGTTTCCTTGATCACCAGTATGCAGTGATCCACCCGACCAGGAGACACTCAGGCCAGTAGATCAAGACGAGCAGCCGGCGAAGCGCAGAACCCTCTGCCACCCCGCCCGCATCGGGCCACTCAGGACTTCCCGGCCCCGTTAGATACGTGCAGCGTGACCAGCGAAGAGAGCTGCCGGCACCGGGAAACCGCGGATTATAAACTCGTACGCCCCGTCAGCGCCAGAGCACTACGCCCGCCGCGCGTGAAACATCGACAGAGGGGTCGATGCACGGCGGCGCCGGGCCGAGCGGGGCGCGGCCCTTACAACAGCTTCAGGCTCACCAGATAGGCGCCCGAGGCCACCGCAGCGGAGGCCGGGATCGTGAAGATCCAGGCCCAGACGATGTTGCCGGCCACACCCCAGCGCACGGCCGACATGCTGCGCGTGGCGCCCACGCCGACGATCGCGCCGGTGATGGTGTGCGTGGTCGACACCGGCACCCCCATTGCGGTGGCGATGAACAGTGTCATCGCGCCGCCGGTTTCGGCACAGAACCCGCCGACCGGCTTCAGCTTGGTGATCTTCTGACCCATCGTCTTGACGATGCGCCAGCCGCCGAACATCGTGCCCAGGCCGATGGCGATGTAGCAGACCCAGATCACCCAGCTCGGCGGCATCTTGTCACCGGCTGCGGCGTAGCCCGAGGCGATCAGCAGCATCCAGATGATGCCGATGGTCTTCTGCGCGTCGTTCCCGCCGTGGCCCAGGCTGTACAGACCGGCCGAGATCAGTTGCAGGCGCCGGAACCATCGGTCCACCCGCAGGGGCGTTGTTCGCCGGAACAACCAGGCCACGATCACCATCAGCAGCGAGCCGAACAGGAAGCCCAGCGCTGGCGAGACGAAGATGAAGGCCACCGTCTTCCAGACCCCCGTTCCCACCAGCGCCGACAGTCCGGACTTGGCCGTGACCGCACCGACGATGCCGCCGATCAGGGCATGCGAGGAGCTCGACGGGATGCCGTACCACCAGGTGATGACGTTCCAGACGATCGCCCCGATCAGCGCACCGAACACCACATGCTGGTCGACGATGCCGGGCTCGACAATGCCCTTGCCGACAGTTGCCGCCACCTTGAGCTGGAACACCGCGATCGCGACGACGTTGAAGAAGGCCGCGAACAGCACGGCCTGCTGGGGCTTGAGCACCCCGGTGGACACGACGGTGGCAATCGAGTTCGCCGCGTCGTGGAAGCCGTTCATGAAGTCGAACAGAACGGCCAGCACCACCAGCACGGCCACCGTCCAGAAACTCACCTGCACCACGTCCATGGTGAGGGCCCCGGATCAGGAGTTCTCGAGGACGATGCCCTCGATCAGGTTGGCC
The Sphaerotilus microaerophilus DNA segment above includes these coding regions:
- the rimM gene encoding ribosome maturation factor RimM (Essential for efficient processing of 16S rRNA) — encoded protein: MTTHDDDLPWPDDAVEVARIADAWGVKGWVRVEPYARDPKALLSSRRWFLQPPAGRSRPAGAPTLPGVLRITLVKEHGDGVIASAQEIPDRNTAEALRGARVFVSRASFPTAAQDEYYWVDLIGLEVVNRAGVLLGTVADLLDTGAHSVLRVQLPEGERAATSSSPEPEAAPETPPDEAAPAAPARRSRRKVPEAEPAERLIPFVAAYIDEVKLAERRILVDWEADY
- the rpsP gene encoding 30S ribosomal protein S16 encodes the protein MVVIRLSRGGAKKRPFYNIVAANSQNRRDGRFLERVGFYNPVASGNAEGLRIAFDRIDHWVNHGAQLSPTVARLVKQAKAKLAPAA
- the trmD gene encoding tRNA (guanosine(37)-N1)-methyltransferase TrmD — translated: MRIDVLTLFPELFQPFLQVGVTRRAFESRQVDVRLWPLREHATDNYRRVDDRPYGGGPGMVMLVEPLERALAAIRADRADTDAVAGRAPLIYFSPAGAPLTQSRVQAFASGPGAILLCGRYEGVDQRFLDRHVDEEVSLGDFVLSGGELPALALIDAATRLQPGVLNDAASHQQDSFSDGLLDCPHYSRPERLGDAAVPPVLLSGNHAEIARWRRQRQLEATVRRRPDLIEAARRAGRLDVADERWLRQIGSDPGL
- a CDS encoding NUDIX hydrolase — translated: MSRAPLIRDPRVVPVVARDDHLPAVAAERLLPAALRQRFAAPPSWVPELPGDGGRWSDRAPTPASVLVPLVARPEGLTVLLTRRTDHLHDHAGQISFPGGRAEPQELGDPVATALRETEEEVGLARRHIEVIGRLPVYTTITAYDVTPVVALVEPGFELALDPFEVAEAFEVPLDFLMTPAHHQRHEIDVPDGVRRHFLSMPWPAASRHATGAAGAGSIAVLPDEYFIWGATAAMLRNLYRFLAA
- a CDS encoding inorganic phosphate transporter → MDVVQVSFWTVAVLVVLAVLFDFMNGFHDAANSIATVVSTGVLKPQQAVLFAAFFNVVAIAVFQLKVAATVGKGIVEPGIVDQHVVFGALIGAIVWNVITWWYGIPSSSSHALIGGIVGAVTAKSGLSALVGTGVWKTVAFIFVSPALGFLFGSLLMVIVAWLFRRTTPLRVDRWFRRLQLISAGLYSLGHGGNDAQKTIGIIWMLLIASGYAAAGDKMPPSWVIWVCYIAIGLGTMFGGWRIVKTMGQKITKLKPVGGFCAETGGAMTLFIATAMGVPVSTTHTITGAIVGVGATRSMSAVRWGVAGNIVWAWIFTIPASAAVASGAYLVSLKLL
- the rplS gene encoding 50S ribosomal protein L19, encoding MDLIRQLEQEEIARLNKTIPSFAPGDTVIVSVNVVEGTRKRVQAYEGVVIAKRNRGLNSSFIVRKVSSGEGVERTFQLYSPLIASIEVKRRGDVRRAKLYYLRQRSGKSARIKEKLA